One region of Mycolicibacterium rhodesiae NBB3 genomic DNA includes:
- a CDS encoding Re/Si-specific NAD(P)(+) transhydrogenase subunit alpha yields MIIGIPRESHGGETRVAATPQTVGQLLKLGYSVVVESGAGAESSFADDAYVEAGAEIGDPWTGDVVLKVNAPTDDEIAKVRHGATLIGLISPALNPELVEKLSARPITVLAMDAVPRISRAQSLDVLSSMANIAGYRAVVEAAHSFGRFFTGQVTAAGKVPPAKVLVVGAGVAGLAAIGAAGSLGAIVKATDPRPEVADQVKSLGGEYVSVDDSGEVAEISKTGYAKEMGDDYKAREAALYAELAKDVDIIITTALIPGKPAPRIITADMVASMKPGSVLVDMAASNGGNVEGTVKDQAIVTDHGVTIIGYTDLAGRLPATASQLYGTNLVNLLKLLTPEKDGQLTLDFDDVVQRSVTVVRDGETTWPPPPVQVSAAPAAAAAAPVEQKPAKAPMTTKRRLGITFTAAAVLFALIALSPAALQVHLTVFALAIVIGYYVIGNVHHALHTPLMSVTNAISGIIVVGALLQIGHGDVIITGLATAAILLASINVFGGFAVTRRMLAMFSRS; encoded by the coding sequence ATGATTATCGGGATACCCCGCGAATCCCATGGGGGCGAGACGCGGGTGGCGGCGACGCCACAGACCGTCGGACAGTTGCTCAAACTGGGCTACTCCGTCGTCGTCGAGTCGGGTGCCGGCGCGGAATCCAGCTTCGCCGACGACGCCTACGTCGAGGCCGGCGCGGAGATCGGCGATCCGTGGACCGGCGATGTCGTACTCAAGGTCAACGCACCGACCGATGACGAGATCGCCAAGGTGCGGCACGGCGCGACGCTGATCGGCCTCATTTCTCCGGCGCTGAACCCGGAGCTCGTCGAGAAGCTGTCCGCCCGACCGATCACGGTGCTGGCGATGGACGCGGTTCCGCGTATCTCGCGGGCGCAGTCGCTGGATGTGCTGTCCTCGATGGCGAACATCGCCGGTTACCGAGCGGTCGTCGAGGCCGCACACAGCTTCGGTCGCTTCTTCACCGGACAGGTGACCGCGGCCGGCAAGGTGCCACCGGCGAAGGTCCTCGTGGTTGGCGCTGGGGTGGCCGGACTGGCCGCCATCGGCGCGGCGGGAAGCCTCGGTGCGATCGTGAAGGCCACCGACCCGCGGCCCGAGGTCGCCGATCAGGTCAAGTCCTTGGGCGGGGAGTACGTGTCCGTGGACGACTCGGGCGAGGTCGCTGAGATTTCCAAGACCGGCTACGCCAAGGAGATGGGCGACGACTACAAGGCCCGCGAAGCGGCGCTGTACGCCGAATTGGCCAAAGACGTCGACATCATCATCACCACCGCGCTGATCCCGGGTAAGCCCGCGCCGCGCATCATCACCGCGGACATGGTCGCGTCGATGAAACCGGGCAGCGTGCTCGTCGACATGGCGGCCTCCAACGGGGGCAACGTCGAGGGCACCGTCAAGGATCAGGCGATCGTCACCGACCACGGCGTCACGATCATCGGCTACACCGATCTGGCAGGGCGCCTGCCCGCCACGGCGTCCCAGCTCTACGGCACCAACCTGGTCAACCTGCTCAAGCTGCTCACCCCCGAGAAGGACGGGCAGCTGACCCTGGACTTCGACGACGTCGTCCAGCGGTCGGTGACCGTCGTGCGCGATGGTGAGACCACGTGGCCGCCACCGCCGGTGCAGGTGTCGGCGGCGCCGGCAGCCGCCGCTGCTGCACCGGTCGAGCAGAAACCCGCCAAGGCGCCGATGACCACGAAACGCCGCCTTGGCATCACCTTCACCGCTGCTGCGGTGCTGTTCGCGCTCATTGCCCTATCGCCCGCCGCGCTGCAGGTCCACCTGACGGTGTTCGCGCTGGCGATCGTCATCGGCTACTACGTGATCGGCAACGTGCACCACGCCCTGCACACACCGCTGATGTCGGTGACCAACGCGATCTCGGGCATCATCGTCGTCGGCGCGCTGCTGCAGATCGGCCACGGTGACGTCATCATCACCGGACTGGCGACGGCAGCGATCCTGCTCGCCAGCATCAACGTCTTCGGTGGCTTCGCGGTGACCCGCCGCATGCTGGCGATGTTCTCGAGGAGCTGA
- the pntB gene encoding Re/Si-specific NAD(P)(+) transhydrogenase subunit beta: MFSAINTETAATAAYVVAALLFILALAGLSRHETSRAGNSFGIAGMAVALLATIALALARHIEPLGLSLLVGAMIIGAAIGLWRAKVVEMTGMPELIALLHSFVGLAAVLVGWNGYLHVEGDPDKYQAGSEAAHLATEGMLGIHSAEVVIGVFIGAVTFTGSIVANLKLSARIKSAPMMLPGKNFLNVGALVVFAALTVWFVIDPQLWLLIVVTVLALLLGWHLVASIGGGDMPVVVSMLNSYSGWAAAASGFLLSNDLLIVTGALVGSSGAYLSYIMCKAMNRSFISVIAGGFGIEAGPADDKDYGEHREINADGAAELLASAHSVIITPGYGMAVAQAQYGVADLTRKLRDRGVNVRFGIHPVAGRLPGHMNVLLAEAKVPYDIVLEMDEINDDFPDTDVVLVIGANDTVNPAASEDPSSPIAGMPVLTVWNASNVIVFKRSMASGYAGVQNPLFFRENTQMLFGDAKDRVDAINAALSESVAAGH, translated from the coding sequence ATGTTCTCCGCAATAAACACTGAAACCGCTGCCACCGCGGCCTACGTCGTCGCCGCGCTGCTGTTCATCCTGGCGCTGGCCGGGCTGTCCAGGCACGAAACGTCAAGGGCGGGAAACAGTTTCGGTATCGCCGGGATGGCCGTCGCGCTGCTCGCGACGATCGCGCTCGCGCTGGCCCGGCACATCGAGCCGCTCGGCCTCAGCCTGCTCGTCGGCGCCATGATCATCGGTGCCGCGATCGGCCTGTGGCGCGCGAAGGTCGTCGAGATGACCGGCATGCCCGAGCTCATCGCGCTGCTGCACAGCTTCGTCGGCCTGGCCGCCGTGCTGGTCGGCTGGAACGGCTACCTCCACGTCGAGGGTGACCCCGACAAATATCAAGCGGGCTCCGAAGCCGCGCACCTGGCCACCGAAGGCATGCTCGGGATCCATTCCGCCGAGGTCGTGATCGGCGTCTTCATCGGCGCGGTGACGTTCACCGGTTCGATCGTCGCCAACCTGAAGCTGTCGGCGCGCATCAAGTCGGCCCCGATGATGCTGCCCGGCAAGAACTTCCTCAACGTCGGCGCACTGGTCGTCTTCGCCGCCCTGACGGTGTGGTTCGTCATCGACCCGCAGCTGTGGCTGCTGATCGTGGTCACCGTGCTGGCGCTGCTGCTCGGCTGGCATCTGGTGGCCTCCATCGGCGGCGGCGACATGCCCGTCGTGGTGTCGATGCTCAACAGCTACTCCGGCTGGGCCGCCGCGGCGTCGGGATTCCTGCTGTCCAACGACCTGCTCATCGTCACCGGCGCGCTCGTCGGCTCCTCGGGTGCCTATCTGTCCTACATCATGTGCAAGGCAATGAACCGGTCGTTCATCTCGGTGATCGCCGGCGGCTTCGGAATCGAGGCGGGGCCCGCCGACGACAAGGACTACGGCGAGCACCGTGAGATCAACGCCGACGGCGCAGCAGAACTGCTCGCCTCCGCTCACTCGGTCATCATCACGCCGGGCTACGGGATGGCCGTCGCCCAGGCCCAGTACGGCGTGGCCGACCTGACCCGCAAGCTGCGCGACCGCGGAGTCAACGTCCGGTTCGGCATCCACCCCGTCGCGGGACGCCTGCCCGGCCACATGAACGTGCTGCTGGCCGAGGCCAAGGTGCCCTACGACATCGTGCTCGAGATGGACGAGATCAACGACGACTTTCCCGATACCGACGTCGTGCTGGTCATCGGCGCCAACGACACCGTCAACCCGGCGGCTTCCGAGGATCCCAGCAGCCCGATCGCCGGCATGCCGGTGCTGACGGTGTGGAACGCGAGCAACGTCATCGTGTTCAAGCGCTCGATGGCGTCGGGCTACGCCGGTGTGCAGAACCCGCTGTTCTTCCGGGAGAACACCCAGATGTTGTTCGGAGACGCCAAGGATCGGGTCGACGCGATCAACGCCGCGCTTTCGGAATCGGTCGCCGCGGGTCACTAG